From Slackia heliotrinireducens DSM 20476:
TGCCGAAACGGTCGCGTCGTTGATCATTGCGCTGGCCATGCCGTTTTTGGGCAGCCTGGCCGACATGCGCGGCATGAAGAAGAAGTTCATCGTGGGCACGGTGGGAACTGGTGCGGTGGCGTGCATCGCCTTGGGATTCCCGACGAACGCCATGGTGTTCTTGGTGATGTACGTCATTGCGGCGGTCATGCTGAACTCGTCGATGGTGTTTTACGATGCGCTGCTGGTGGACGCAACCACCGAGGACCGCTACGACGAAGTGTCCAGCCACGGGTACGCCTGGGGATACGTGGGCAGCTGCATCCCGTTCATCATTTGCCTGGCCATCGTGCTGGGGCATGAGTCCATCGGCCTGAGCATGGGCGTGGCCATGAAGCTCGCCTTCGCCATCACGGCTGTCTGGTGGGTGGCCTTCACCGTTCCGCTGCTGCGCAACGTGGAGCAGACCCACTACAAGAGCCGCCCTGAGCGCATGATGGCCGACACCCTGAAAAGCCTGGTCGAAACCCTGAAGAACATCTGGGCCGACCGCTCGCTGCGCTTTTTCGTCATCGCGTACTTCTTCTACATCGACGGCGTGCACACCATCATCCGCATGTCCACGAGCTACGGCACCGACCTGGGCATCAGTTCCACGCAGCTGGTGTTGGCCCTGCTGGTCACCCAGTTCGTGGCGTTTCCGGCCGCCATTATCTACGGCCGTTTGGGCAAAAGGTTCGGCACGAAGAAGATGCTTTTGGTGGGCATCGCCGGCTACATGTTCATCACTCTGTTCGCGGCGCTGTTCCTGAAAACCGCCACGGAATTCTGGATTCTGGCCATCATGGTGGGCCTGTTCCAAGGCGGCATCCAGGCGCTGTCCCGCTCGGGCTTCGGCAAGCTCATCCCCAAGGACCACGCCAACGAGTACTACGGGTTTTTCGACATCTTCGGCAAATACGCCTCGGTCATGGGAACGTTTCTGGTCAGCACCATCACCATGCTGACCGGCGCGTCTAGCCTGGGCGTGTTTTCGCTGGTCATCCTGTTTGCCGTTGGGTTCGTCTGCATGATGCAGGTGGACGGTACCAGGGAAGGATAAGGCCTCCCGTTTCAGCCGTCGGGGCGTTCGCAACGTAACGGACGCATGACATGGGTGACGAAATGGCAGCGTTTCGCGCATTTGGCCGTTTCGTCCATTAGGATGGAGCCATACGAAAACACGTGAGGAGGCAGCTGTGGACGACAATCAAAGATTGACGCCTGATGAAGAAATCAAGGCATTGCGTGCGCGTCTT
This genomic window contains:
- a CDS encoding MFS transporter gives rise to the protein MASQKMTKAEKSWIMYDVGNSAFVLLSTALIPVYFGSIATGSVVVAWGYAETVASLIIALAMPFLGSLADMRGMKKKFIVGTVGTGAVACIALGFPTNAMVFLVMYVIAAVMLNSSMVFYDALLVDATTEDRYDEVSSHGYAWGYVGSCIPFIICLAIVLGHESIGLSMGVAMKLAFAITAVWWVAFTVPLLRNVEQTHYKSRPERMMADTLKSLVETLKNIWADRSLRFFVIAYFFYIDGVHTIIRMSTSYGTDLGISSTQLVLALLVTQFVAFPAAIIYGRLGKRFGTKKMLLVGIAGYMFITLFAALFLKTATEFWILAIMVGLFQGGIQALSRSGFGKLIPKDHANEYYGFFDIFGKYASVMGTFLVSTITMLTGASSLGVFSLVILFAVGFVCMMQVDGTREG